From one Triticum aestivum cultivar Chinese Spring chromosome 4B, IWGSC CS RefSeq v2.1, whole genome shotgun sequence genomic stretch:
- the LOC123089404 gene encoding trans-cinnamate:CoA ligase, peroxisomal, with amino-acid sequence MDQLPKLAANYAPLSPVGFLPRANAVYGDRASLVYGRVRFTWSQTHERCRRLASSLLLTLGVRKNDVVSVLAPNVPALYEMHFAVPMAGAVLNTVNTRLDAAAVAAILRHAEAKLFFVDYDYVRLASDALQLLAAAGAPVPLVSVIDDLDRPTGVRLGELEYEALVAHGDPTVELPQLQDEWDAVTLNYTSGTTSAPKGVVYSHRGAYLSTTSLLMSWEVGTEPVYLWTLPMFHCNGWTFTWGMAARGGVNVCIRENRATEVYRAISRYGVTHMCCAPVVFNILLEGGDATARLAKPVNVLTGGAPPPAALLERVEKIGFNVTHAYGLTEATGPALACEWRAQWDNLPISERARLKARQGVSVLSLADADVVTDDDTMVRVPRDGKTLGEIVLRGSSIMKGYLNNPEANAQAFRGGWFMTGDVGVVHPDGYIEIKDRSKDVIISGGENICSKEVEEALFRHPAVADAAVVAMPHAHWGETPCAFVVAKDKAAGVCEDDVMAFCRKRMSRFMVPKKVVVWDVLPRNALGKVEKVKLREEARKLVPTVAVAPPAQKTKGKATKVGGGRRDEHPVEQVMAMSRL; translated from the coding sequence ATGGACCAGCTCCCCAAGCTCGCGGCCAACTACGCGCCCCTCAGCCCGGTGGGCTTCCTGCCGCGCGCCAATGCCGTCTACGGCGACCGCGCCTCCCTCGTCTACGGCCGCGTGCGCTTCACCTGGAGCCAGACCCACGAAcgctgccgccgcctcgcctcctcccTGCTCCTCACCCTCGGCGTCCGCAAGAACGACGTGGTCTCCGTGCTCGCGCCCAACGTGCCGGCCCTCTACGAGATGCACTTCGCGGTGCCCATGGCCGGCGCCGTCCTCAACACCGTCAACAcccgcctcgacgccgccgccgtcgccgccatcctgCGCCACGCCGAGGCCAAGCTCTTCTTCGTCGACTACGACTACGTGCGCCTCGCCAGCGACGCGCTCCAGCTGCTCGCTGCTGCCGGCGCGCCCGTCCCGCTCGTCTCCGTCATCGACGACCTCGACCGCCCCACCGGCGTCCGCCTCGGCGAGctcgagtacgaggcgctcgtcgCGCACGGTGATCCCACGGTGGAGCTCCCGCAGCTCCAGGACGAGTGGGACGCGGTGACGCTGAACTATACCTCCGGCACCACGTCCGCGCCGAAAGGCGTGGTCTACAGCCACCGCGGCGCGTACCTGAGCACCACCAGTTTGCTCATGTCCTGGGAGGTGGGCACCGAGCCGGTCTACCTCTGGACGCTCCCCATGTTCCACTGCAACGGCTGGACCTTCACCTGGGGCATGGCGGCCCGCGGCGGCGTCAACGTCTGCATCCGCGAGAACCGCGCCACCGAGGTCTACCGTGCCATCTCCCGCTACGGAGTCACCCACATGTGCTGCGCGCCCGTCGTGTTCAACATCCTGCTCGAGGGCGGCGACGCCACCGCGCGGCTCGCCAAGCCCGTCAACGTCCTCACCGgcggcgccccgccgccggccgcgcTGCTGGAGCGCGTCGAGAAAATCGGCTTCAACGTGACGCACGCCTACGGGCTCACCGAGGCCACGGGCCCCGCGCTGGCGTGCGAGTGGCGCGCCCAGTGGGACAACCTGCCGATCTCGGAGCGCGCGCGGCTCAAGGCCCGGCAGGGCGTCAGCGTCCTGTCACTCGCTGACGCCGACGTCGTCACCGACGACGACACGATGGTCAGGGTGCCCCGCGACGGGAAGACACTGGGCGAGATCGTGCTCCGAGGCAGCAGCATCATGAAGGGATACCTCAACAACCCGGAGGCGAACGCGCAGGCATTCAGGGGTGGGTGGTTCATGACGGGTGACGTCGGCGTGGTGCACCCGGACGGGTACATCGAGATCAAGGACAGGTCCAAGGACGTGATCATCTCCGGCGGCGAGAACATCTGCAgcaaggaggtggaggaggcgctgTTCCGGCACCCGGCCGTGGCCGACGCGGCGGTGGTGGCCATGCCGCACGCGCACTGGGGCGAGACGCCGTGCGCGTTCGTCGTGGCCAAGGACAAGGCGGCCGGGGTCTGCGAGGACGACGTGATGGCGTTCTGCCGCAAGCGCATGTCGCGCTTCATGGTGCCCAAGAAGGTCGTGGTCTGGGACGTCCTCCCGAGGAACGCGCTCGGCAAGGTCGAGAAGGTGAAGCTACGGGAGGAGGCCCGGAAGCTGGTGCCGACCGTGGCAGTGGCGCCGCCGGCACAGAAGACGAAGGGGAAGGCGACGAaggtcggcggcgg